In Thermoanaerobaculia bacterium, the following proteins share a genomic window:
- a CDS encoding DUF58 domain-containing protein, whose amino-acid sequence MRLPFSRTDRRRRRRPRTLDAAELLRRVERIAIASRRRSDTAPSGDYRSVFHGRGMEFSEVREYRPGDDVRAIDGNVTARTGFPHVKLFREERDRTLLFLADLSASEDFGSAFATKRDLAAEAAAAIALGAAAHRDRVGAILFTDRIEKIVRPARGKPHALAIVRDVLSRPLEGFGTDLAAGIAAGRRMLKSRALVVVLSDFRASGWERELGALARRHDVVALALADPAERAFPSPGLFRLRDAETGETRLVDASAKAFRSAWSAGAASEAAGAACARAGVDFLALETTRSPSRALDSFFRARRGAVR is encoded by the coding sequence ATGCGGCTCCCCTTCTCCCGCACTGACCGGCGGCGCCGCCGCCGCCCCCGGACGCTCGACGCCGCCGAGCTGCTTCGCCGGGTGGAGAGGATCGCGATCGCCTCGCGCCGCCGGAGCGACACGGCCCCTTCGGGCGACTACCGCTCGGTGTTCCACGGGCGCGGCATGGAGTTCTCCGAGGTCCGCGAGTACCGGCCGGGCGACGACGTCCGCGCGATCGACGGCAACGTCACCGCGCGGACCGGCTTCCCGCACGTCAAGCTCTTCCGCGAGGAGCGGGACCGGACGCTCCTCTTCCTCGCCGACCTTTCGGCGTCGGAAGACTTCGGCAGCGCTTTCGCCACGAAGCGCGACCTCGCCGCGGAGGCGGCCGCGGCGATCGCGCTCGGCGCCGCCGCGCACCGCGACCGCGTCGGCGCGATCCTCTTCACCGACCGCATCGAGAAGATCGTGCGCCCGGCGCGCGGCAAGCCCCACGCTTTGGCGATCGTCCGGGACGTCCTCTCGCGCCCTCTCGAGGGCTTCGGGACCGACCTCGCGGCAGGGATCGCCGCGGGCCGGCGGATGCTGAAATCGCGGGCGCTCGTCGTCGTGCTCTCGGACTTCCGCGCGTCCGGATGGGAGAGGGAGCTCGGGGCGCTCGCCCGCCGCCACGACGTCGTCGCCCTCGCTCTCGCCGATCCGGCCGAGCGCGCGTTCCCCTCCCCGGGCCTCTTCCGGCTCCGCGACGCGGAGACCGGCGAGACGCGGCTGGTCGACGCCTCCGCAAAGGCGTTCCGGTCCGCGTGGAGCGCCGGGGCGGCCTCGGAGGCCGCCGGCGCGGCCTGCGCCCGCGCGGGAGTCGATTTCCTCGCGCTCGAGACGACGCGCTCGCCGTCCCGCGCGCTCGACTCCTTCTTCCGCGCCCGCCGAGGAGCGGTCCGATGA